A segment of the Lolium perenne isolate Kyuss_39 chromosome 3, Kyuss_2.0, whole genome shotgun sequence genome:
CGCATCCACGCACAATTATTTGTTGGACTTCGATCCCCTCCCCTTCACTACCTCCTCGCCGGCGCCCCGCGCGAACCAGCCTGACATTGCCATTCTCCCCACCACCCTCCCGCGAGGCCGAGATCAGGacctcgccgccatggccgcgcttAACGACCGCGGGGACACCGCCATTAAGCTCTTCGGCCGCACAATCCCGCTCCGCGACGCCTCCGCCGAGGTTAGTGGGCATTGCGCGGAAGCACCAGCCTCAGTTTCTCCAATCTTTCTTTCTTGCCCGGGTAGTGCTCCGGTTCACTTCGCTTCCCTTGCCTTTGGATGCGATTTAATGCGACGCGttctccttttttcttctttcttgcCCGCTTTTGCGCTGTCAATGCGCGGTTGTTTCTGCTGGGATTCTCTTTTGGTTTGCAGCTTCGTTTTCGTTTTCTCCTCTCATGCGAGATGTGTTTAAGTCAGCAATTTATTATTTTTCTTCAGGTGCCAGTTATCTGTTGTTGTtaaaaatgatttttttttttcgCGAGGTGGTGTCAAGAATTGCTGTTTTACTGCCATGCTGCTGGATGCAATTCTGAACCATATGTGGAACCTTTTATTTTCTCCATTTTGATCCAAAATCACTCTTTTGAATTGATCTTGATTGAAAGAGATTTTACTAATTTTCCTCCCGCGTTTGCGACTAAAGAGTACACATGATCTCCCTCTCTCGCTCGTTCGGGTAGTCTGTTTAGTCTTATTAGAAACCTCATCTATAATTATGTTTGCCTCTTCAATTCAATTATGTTTCCTGGTCTCTTAATCAGGGTTCAGGGAATTAATTGGATTGTCTTGTCTATGTGTACTATAGGAGCCTTCTTGATTTGACAGGATGTAGACAGTAGTAGTACCTTCAATTGGTATGCGCTATGAGCCTGCTCTTCCAGTAGTATCTACTGGTACTACGTTGAAAAGGTGTACTAATAGGGAAACAGTTCTGTATCAAGGGAATTTGCATTGAATTGCAACTCAGTTAGCCGACTTGAGATCTTTATTAAGATTAAGCCGGTCATTTTCGCCAGTAGCTAAGAAACCCAACATAATCTAAATGCTTGATTGGAGTCCTATAAAAAAAAAATCACGCATAGTCTTATGTTGAACCAGAGGGAAACTTGGTTTGCCAACAGTTCTGCTATGGACTCTGAAGCAGCTATGGTTTGTCTTTTGGAATGCTAAAGCTAGTGATCATGAAATTCAGCTATGGTTCATGATGGAATCAACGCTATGCCTGCCAGTTGTACCAATATTGCTCAAAACATTAGTGACAGACTCCGAGCAACATAGCTCCAAGCAGAAACTGAAACCATGCCATATGTGTCATTGCTGTCCGATCAATTTTGTTTTAGCACTACCAAATTTCAAAATGATTCCAGAAAATGGTTTTTGCAAGCTGCCCTATAGATGCAAAACCTACTCATGTGCATATTCCATCATACTTTAGTGCATGCACATAGGGGAAAATTATTGGTATTATTATTCAATGTTTTAACACCTCTTGAACAAACATAGTGAGGCATGTAATTCATTGGTAAACATGAAAATAAACTGTGCATGACTGAAGAAACGGCAACAGAGTGTTGCATGTCAATTTAAATCAGCTATGCTATCAAGTGGATGTTATGACCTCATACCAGTAGTGTCTGCAGTGTTTCCAGCATGCCATATTTACATGCCTGGTAGTAATTCAACAAAATAACAGTTACATGATCACCATACTTCTTTGTAAAGGTGTAACTTTTTCTAGCTAAATCAACATGACTGCTGCTCAATATTTTGCATTTTATCTGTTGTCACGTTCTAAGACTATGCTATACATATTTGAATCATCAGTTTAATGCATGTTAAATAATATTTCAGGTTGTCACCAAGCCAAGAAATGATGCAAACAACGACGATGTCATGCCAACTGTCTCCGACAAGCTGCTGAATGTTGACGCAACACCTTTCTGTTCCAACAATACTGAGCAGAATGGTTTGCAAACTATCAGCAGACATGGCGGGAAAATGGGAACTGATTCCAAGTCTCAAATTAAGTCCGAATCTGATGGATCTGGCCAAGAGAATGTACTGAAGAAGCCTGATATGATAGTACCATGCCCTCGCTGCAATAGCATGGAAACAAAGTTCTGCTACTTCAACAATTACAATGTTAGCCAGCCTAGGCACTTCTGCAGGAATTGCCAGAGGTATTGGACTGCTGGTGGAAATATTAGGAATGTTCCTGTAGGTTCTGGAAGACGCAGAAAGAATGCAATTCAGTACCACCATGCTCTGATGTCGTGTGGTAATAATATAGCTGCTCCTGGAGATGTCTCCAGTGCAATTCACCATCTAGCTCTTCCCCTTGTACCTCCTGTCCTTCCAGGGCCAATTAAAGAAAATGAAAGGGTGAAGGAAGTTGGATCTGAAGTGCCAGTTTTACAGTCCACGGCTTCAATCCTTAATAGTAGAGAACAGAAGGACACTCACCTTGTTTCCTTGGCCACTGGTGATAATAAGGAAGAACAATCATGTCCATCTTCTGCACCAGTATCGGATTGCTCAAACCAGATGCCGGGTAGCGCAGATAAAAATGAGCCCAGCAATGTGTCAGGATATTGTAATGGTGTCACATTGTCTCACCCTCACGGTCCTGCTTTGGTGTTTCCCTGGAGTCCTGCGTATAACAGTATTGCTTTCATGGCAGCTACTCAGTGCTCGACAGAGCCTATTCATGGGTCTGAAATGGCGAGGCACAGCCTGCCTTCGTGGGTGGCTCCACCGATGATGGAAGCTCCAGGAATTTGCACTCCTGTTGTTCCCTTTCCTCTGATGCCGCCGCCTCTCTGGAGCTATATTTCTGGCTGGCCTAGTGGAATGTTGAGTTCACCATGTCATGGGAGCAATGGCTCTCCAAACAAAACTAACTGTTCGGAGGACAATTCTCCAACGCTTGGAAAGCATTCAAGAGAAGCAGACCTACACGAAGAAGAAAAGAGTGGAAACAACATACGAGTCCCTAAAACTCTTCGGATTGGTGACCCAGCCGAGGCCGCAAAGAGTTCAGTCTGGGATGCTCTAGGCATCAAACCTGATGACAAAGGCATGATCAAGTCTCTCCAGCCGAAGGTTCTAAAGCATGACAAGACGCCAGAATCTCCTCAGACTCTGCAGGCCAATCCAGCAGCTTTTTCTCGCTCTCAGTCATTTCAAGAGAGGACCTGAGAAGCTTGATGTTTTGTTTCTAACCAATGTCATCAACCGCCACCAGAGTGTTGTCCAAAGAGAATGTGATATTCCACAGTATGGTCAGTCCTTTTGTCTGGTGTTGTCTTGAGTTGCTAGACTGCAAGCACTTCTACAGCCAACTCAAATCGGTTGGAGGCCTACCAGTGCTCAACTTACTGTTTAGGTTGCTCAAATGTTTATGCTTCTTCGGAGAGCATCTATGTAAATCATTAGGCTAGTTCTCCTGGCACTGGTTAAGTTTGGAAAGACGCCGTACTATGATCTGCTGGAAAGCGTCCCCCAGTATAGACCGGTAGCTCTTACTGCGAGTGGTGTTGGAGGCCAACAAGATATTTGCGATGTTCTCTTCCATTTTTTGGATGATTAATACTCTGATGCTTGTATCTAGCTAACTGTTCTTAAGGTTATGCAATGTTTGCTATGCCAACCTTCTCCAGTTGCTTAATTCAGGAACCGAAGTGGTCTAAATGGAATTAATCCAGTTCAATCATAGAGAAATCTGAATATATCCTGTGATGTTTCATGTACTCATTGTAGGGTCAGCAGATCTAGTGAATTATCATATAAAAGTAGACAAGAGAATACGAGCACAAATTATACTTTTCAGATGTAGTAAGGGATAATATACATCACACTGTTCACAATAATGGCCGACACCAGGGCAAGAGAATCCTCGTATGTCAAcaatttctatttcttttctggtAAAtgttactccctccggtccttaaTATAACATGTTTTGGCAGCTCAAATTGAACTGCCAAAACGTCTTATATTTAGGAATAGAGGAAGTTTGATGGGATACATACATGATACACACATACTTACATACATCTCAAGAGGCAAAACTATCACCTTACAGTTAATAAATGAATGACCTTCTAGGGCGAAAGGAGCAAGAgaataaaaaatgaaaagaagaaaAACACTATACAACTGCCCTTCTAGGGTCATGAAACCGTTCTCATTGGAATTTCCGCACGGTTCACCTGATTTAAAGCCCCAAACTTCTCCATCTCTCGAGAAATTTGAATATCACTCGGATTAAAGTGCTCCGTGAAAGCCTTGATTACAAAATGTGGGACCATTGCTGCAACAATAATGATAAGCAGCAGTAACCAAAACAAACCTGTCCCCATCACATGAAAGATGGCCCTGCATTTATTGTTTGGCGTCAGTTTGTTGCATCTATAGATATTCACAGGCAATTGCACAAGTTGCACTAAATCCTAAGAAACAGAGATGCTTGCAAAAAATAGAGTGTTTAATCCATGTATACTGGAAGAATTGTAGTgcaagagaaagaagaaaatgttaTGCATTaacagaaaaaaaaaagc
Coding sequences within it:
- the LOC127342530 gene encoding cyclic dof factor 1; its protein translation is MAALNDRGDTAIKLFGRTIPLRDASAEVVTKPRNDANNDDVMPTVSDKLLNVDATPFCSNNTEQNGLQTISRHGGKMGTDSKSQIKSESDGSGQENVLKKPDMIVPCPRCNSMETKFCYFNNYNVSQPRHFCRNCQRYWTAGGNIRNVPVGSGRRRKNAIQYHHALMSCGNNIAAPGDVSSAIHHLALPLVPPVLPGPIKENERVKEVGSEVPVLQSTASILNSREQKDTHLVSLATGDNKEEQSCPSSAPVSDCSNQMPGSADKNEPSNVSGYCNGVTLSHPHGPALVFPWSPAYNSIAFMAATQCSTEPIHGSEMARHSLPSWVAPPMMEAPGICTPVVPFPLMPPPLWSYISGWPSGMLSSPCHGSNGSPNKTNCSEDNSPTLGKHSREADLHEEEKSGNNIRVPKTLRIGDPAEAAKSSVWDALGIKPDDKGMIKSLQPKVLKHDKTPESPQTLQANPAAFSRSQSFQERT